A region of Sporosarcina sp. FSL W7-1349 DNA encodes the following proteins:
- the yugI gene encoding S1 domain-containing post-transcriptional regulator GSP13, giving the protein MAKTYKAGEELTGTVTGIQPYGAFVALDEETQGLVHISEITYGFVKDIHDYLSVGQEVKVKVLDVDPEAKKVSLSIRALSEAPVNARRDHRPRKSLQARVKEHDAEGFNSLKDKLKDWIEKSGQ; this is encoded by the coding sequence TTGGCGAAAACATACAAAGCGGGAGAAGAGCTCACCGGTACTGTGACAGGCATCCAGCCATACGGTGCATTTGTAGCGCTGGATGAGGAAACGCAAGGGCTTGTACACATTTCCGAAATTACGTACGGGTTTGTAAAGGATATTCATGATTATTTATCCGTTGGACAAGAAGTGAAAGTCAAAGTCCTGGACGTCGATCCAGAAGCTAAAAAAGTCAGTCTGTCGATTCGCGCATTATCGGAAGCGCCGGTCAATGCTCGGCGGGACCACCGTCCGAGAAAGTCGCTGCAGGCCCGCGTCAAAGAACATGACGCCGAAGGGTTCAATTCTTTGAAAGATAAATTGAAGGATTGGATTGAAAAATCGGGGCAGTGA